A window of Agrobacterium tumefaciens contains these coding sequences:
- a CDS encoding helix-turn-helix domain-containing protein: protein MSLLSSHFDSRLFPAPIALSLWHDQISVIFDSRPRQSVEEGFFASVDAYLVGEVAVGFMRSRAQLFDRSRRKIARDGMDGYILQFYTDGTSEDRQGRHAARPGDLYVLDMAQPIATSVTDHSHLSLIVPRRMLAPLLKAPDECHERVVPAGLPIVALLRDTMASYFQNLVDMPVETAEAVLRPLLDLVAVAISGQVDEEKTASLNFALFASVRRYVEANLLDSDLDAQVVAATFGLSRRSLYRMFESTGGFVHYVQERRLRRAHAALRALETRHVPIATIADKHGFPNPENFSRAFRRLFGMTPREARGLALALSQGPRVGEPQTAWSHWIGQIGR, encoded by the coding sequence ATGTCTTTGCTTTCATCTCATTTTGACTCCCGACTTTTTCCGGCACCCATTGCGCTCAGCTTGTGGCACGATCAGATTTCCGTGATTTTCGACTCGCGCCCGCGGCAATCGGTCGAAGAAGGTTTTTTCGCATCCGTAGATGCTTACCTCGTCGGAGAGGTCGCCGTCGGCTTCATGAGAAGCCGGGCACAGCTCTTTGATCGATCTCGCCGAAAAATTGCACGCGACGGCATGGATGGCTATATCCTGCAGTTTTACACCGACGGGACGAGTGAAGATCGCCAGGGCCGGCATGCCGCCCGTCCTGGCGATCTTTACGTTCTTGACATGGCTCAGCCGATTGCCACAAGCGTCACGGATCATTCTCATCTCAGTCTCATCGTTCCACGCCGCATGCTGGCTCCCTTGCTAAAGGCACCTGACGAATGCCATGAACGCGTAGTGCCGGCTGGGTTGCCGATCGTGGCGCTGTTGCGCGACACGATGGCGAGCTATTTCCAAAATCTGGTAGACATGCCTGTGGAGACCGCAGAAGCCGTTCTTCGCCCCTTGCTCGATCTGGTTGCGGTCGCGATAAGCGGCCAAGTCGATGAGGAAAAGACGGCATCGCTCAATTTCGCGCTTTTCGCCAGTGTGCGCCGGTATGTCGAAGCCAATCTTCTTGACTCTGATCTGGACGCACAGGTTGTCGCCGCCACTTTTGGATTATCTCGTCGTAGCCTTTATAGGATGTTCGAGTCGACGGGGGGCTTTGTCCATTATGTGCAAGAGCGGCGACTCCGTAGAGCGCATGCTGCCTTGCGGGCGCTTGAGACCCGCCATGTACCTATCGCGACGATCGCCGACAAGCACGGCTTTCCGAATCCGGAAAACTTCAGTCGTGCTTTTCGCCGTCTGTTCGGGATGACGCCGAGGGAGGCAAGGGGGCTGGCTCTCGCTCTTTCACAAGGGCCACGTGTCGGAGAACCGCAAACGGCCTGGAGCCACTGGATCGGTCAGATCGGAAGGTGA
- a CDS encoding ABC transporter substrate-binding protein: MLTRAGICAIFGMLAAPTLAASTTYPLTIENCGAKVTFEKAPERAVGLGQNSAEIMLLLGLEDKMVGTAFWPNKVLPQLAEANAKVKVLTVEFPTFEAILAQNPDFVAAALPSLLGPSSKVAKREDFDKIGVPSYISPSTCVADGAAKDKFGYGDRSKLWTMDGLYQEINELAQIFNVSDRGDALIADLKKREAALRADAPKDGKKLSYVFWFSSPSPSADAYLGGKNSASGFIADVLGGTNAITSEAESPALGWESIIASNPDVIVVAQVDRNRWDLDKSEAKIKFLKSDPGTSQMQAVKNNAIVVMDGQAMNPTVRTIYGAEQIAHQLKTLGLK, translated from the coding sequence ATGCTTACACGTGCTGGTATTTGCGCAATTTTTGGCATGCTGGCTGCGCCTACTTTAGCTGCGTCTACAACCTATCCACTGACCATTGAAAATTGCGGCGCGAAGGTTACGTTCGAAAAAGCGCCGGAGCGCGCCGTCGGGCTTGGGCAGAACAGCGCGGAGATCATGCTGCTTCTCGGTCTCGAGGACAAAATGGTCGGCACAGCTTTTTGGCCGAACAAGGTTCTTCCGCAACTTGCTGAAGCCAATGCGAAGGTCAAGGTTCTGACCGTCGAGTTCCCAACCTTCGAGGCCATTCTGGCGCAAAATCCGGATTTCGTGGCGGCCGCGCTGCCAAGCCTGCTCGGCCCCTCGAGCAAGGTCGCCAAGCGGGAAGATTTCGACAAGATCGGCGTGCCGAGCTACATTTCGCCAAGCACCTGCGTTGCGGATGGCGCCGCCAAGGACAAATTCGGTTACGGCGACCGGTCGAAACTCTGGACCATGGACGGCCTGTATCAGGAAATCAACGAACTCGCACAGATATTCAACGTGTCCGACCGCGGAGACGCGCTGATCGCCGACCTGAAGAAGCGCGAGGCTGCGCTGCGTGCCGATGCACCAAAGGACGGGAAGAAGCTGTCCTACGTCTTCTGGTTCTCCAGCCCCTCTCCGTCCGCCGATGCTTATCTTGGCGGCAAGAACAGTGCATCCGGCTTTATCGCCGATGTGCTCGGTGGAACGAACGCCATTACGTCCGAGGCAGAATCGCCTGCTCTTGGATGGGAGAGCATCATCGCCAGCAATCCGGACGTCATCGTTGTCGCACAGGTTGATCGCAACCGATGGGACCTCGATAAGTCCGAGGCCAAGATCAAATTCCTGAAGAGCGATCCGGGCACGAGCCAGATGCAGGCGGTGAAGAACAATGCGATCGTCGTCATGGATGGTCAGGCCATGAACCCGACGGTGCGCACGATCTATGGCGCCGAGCAGATCGCTCACCAACTTAAGACGCTTGGTCTGAAGTGA
- a CDS encoding FecCD family ABC transporter permease yields the protein MVGIALGSLVAIALAVGISVGIGDMPIPLSTTYAAITNKLGWTTVELNRIHETVIWEYRLSRALVAVFCGAGLALCGAIMQALLRNPLAEPYVLGISAGASTGAVAVVILGIGAGAFSLSAGAFAGAFAAFVFVALLSNGARGGADRTILAGVATSQLFNAATSYIVTTSGNAQQARDVMFWLLGSFGGVRWPEFALVSVVVGLGLVVCLFYSRVLDAFAFGDEAASSLGIDVGRTRVILFALTAIMTATIVSMVGTIGFVGLVVPHAARFVVGPLHARLLPACAVTGAVFMVLADIASRTLVPQQVLPIGVVTALVGVPFFSVILYKLQRAS from the coding sequence ATGGTGGGGATCGCGCTTGGTTCGCTTGTTGCCATCGCGCTTGCGGTCGGCATCAGCGTGGGAATTGGCGACATGCCAATCCCCCTGTCGACGACATATGCGGCCATCACCAACAAGCTGGGCTGGACGACGGTCGAGCTCAACCGGATTCATGAGACCGTGATCTGGGAGTATCGGCTGAGCCGGGCTTTGGTCGCGGTCTTCTGCGGCGCGGGGCTGGCGCTGTGTGGCGCCATCATGCAAGCGCTGTTGCGCAACCCGCTGGCCGAGCCATACGTGCTTGGCATTTCCGCCGGCGCATCGACCGGCGCCGTCGCAGTCGTCATCCTCGGCATTGGCGCCGGTGCCTTCTCGCTTTCAGCCGGGGCTTTCGCTGGCGCTTTTGCGGCATTTGTGTTTGTCGCGCTGCTGTCAAACGGCGCGCGCGGCGGAGCAGACCGAACGATCCTCGCGGGTGTCGCCACGTCGCAACTTTTCAACGCGGCAACCTCCTATATTGTGACCACCTCTGGAAATGCCCAGCAGGCACGCGACGTCATGTTCTGGCTTCTGGGCAGTTTCGGCGGTGTCCGCTGGCCGGAATTTGCCCTTGTTTCGGTCGTGGTCGGCTTGGGCCTGGTTGTGTGCCTCTTTTACTCCCGCGTTCTTGATGCCTTCGCCTTTGGTGATGAGGCCGCTTCGTCCCTTGGTATCGATGTTGGGCGCACCCGGGTCATTCTCTTTGCACTGACCGCGATCATGACGGCCACGATCGTCAGCATGGTTGGCACGATCGGCTTTGTGGGTCTTGTCGTTCCGCATGCTGCCCGCTTCGTTGTAGGCCCCCTTCACGCGCGGCTCCTGCCGGCCTGTGCGGTTACAGGCGCGGTTTTCATGGTTCTGGCGGACATTGCGTCGCGCACCCTGGTCCCGCAACAGGTCCTGCCTATCGGTGTGGTCACAGCCCTGGTGGGCGTCCCCTTCTTCTCGGTCATTCTCTACAAGCTGCAGCGAGCATCATGA
- a CDS encoding ABC transporter ATP-binding protein, whose amino-acid sequence MSIKANNLVWKVGSKTIVNDVSLIARPGEMLGLLGPNGSGKTSLLRLLAGLNRPFSGQITLDGQDIGRIRRKSIAQRVAFIEQHATTNANLKVVDVVKLGRFPHRSMFTGWTSDDEAAVNRALDRTELTGKRNDAWQSLSGGEKQRTHLARALAQAPTELILDEPTNHLDVHHQISLLRLVSELAVTSIIALHDLNHAAMFCDRLLVMQAGKVVAAGTPEDVLTREMLRDVFSVDAHVSPSPYHGKPHIHFVR is encoded by the coding sequence ATGAGCATAAAGGCCAACAATCTGGTCTGGAAGGTCGGTTCCAAGACGATCGTCAACGACGTGTCGCTCATTGCCAGGCCTGGCGAAATGCTGGGACTGCTCGGGCCAAACGGCTCGGGCAAGACATCCCTGCTTCGCCTCCTTGCCGGGCTCAATCGCCCTTTTTCGGGACAGATCACACTTGACGGACAGGATATCGGCAGGATCCGGAGAAAATCGATCGCGCAACGCGTGGCGTTCATAGAGCAGCACGCCACCACCAACGCCAATCTCAAGGTCGTGGATGTCGTCAAGCTTGGCCGCTTCCCGCATCGATCGATGTTTACCGGCTGGACCAGCGACGACGAGGCGGCAGTCAACCGTGCGCTCGATCGCACGGAACTGACCGGCAAACGGAACGACGCCTGGCAGAGCCTGTCCGGCGGCGAGAAACAGCGCACTCACCTTGCCCGAGCGCTTGCCCAGGCGCCGACAGAACTCATCCTTGATGAACCCACCAACCATCTCGACGTTCATCACCAGATCAGCCTTCTGCGCCTCGTCTCCGAGCTCGCCGTCACCAGCATCATTGCGCTGCACGACCTGAACCATGCGGCAATGTTTTGCGACCGGTTGCTCGTCATGCAGGCTGGAAAAGTCGTCGCTGCGGGCACCCCCGAAGATGTGCTGACCCGCGAGATGCTCCGCGACGTCTTCTCCGTAGACGCCCACGTCTCTCCCTCCCCCTACCATGGAAAGCCACACATTCATTTTGTGCGGTGA
- a CDS encoding MATE family efflux transporter, with protein sequence MKATAITGTEAAVRPFSVAHRDVLKIAIPMMIAYLSTPLVGLVATGVIAHMRNEALVGGVALASVIFDVIFVTFNFLRGATTGFTAQAMGAGDRVAEQRMLLSGLIIALVAGLLLLLLQGPIGVLGMSVMGADGIVAEAATTYFHWRIWSAPFVLFNFVAFGWLIGRGEAMWSMILQTLLNGLNAALSMHWVIGLGWGVEGVAIATLVSEAVTAVAGAVLILAKTDRSAWRLPDIPAIRRSFAVNGDMMIRSFALLIGLSFFTRQSGFLGIDVLAANTILLRFYFFGVAFLDGVATAAEQLAGRAVGACYRPAFDRTIKLTTLWGVIFAALVSLAFLAGGDWVIALTAPTDAVARLADSYLIYVVVLPVVGIIAFQMDGVYIGSTWSRQMRNLMVASLIIYFAAWAVLQPLYGNDGLWISLLLFQGARSIAFRFMLPKLAAATFR encoded by the coding sequence TTGAAGGCAACGGCAATCACCGGGACCGAGGCAGCTGTCCGCCCGTTCAGCGTCGCGCATCGCGATGTCCTCAAGATCGCGATACCGATGATGATCGCCTATCTGTCGACACCGCTTGTCGGTCTTGTGGCGACGGGCGTCATCGCGCATATGCGAAACGAGGCGCTGGTGGGGGGCGTGGCGTTGGCCTCCGTGATCTTCGACGTCATCTTCGTGACCTTCAATTTCCTGCGTGGTGCCACAACCGGCTTTACGGCACAGGCAATGGGCGCCGGCGACCGGGTGGCTGAACAGCGCATGTTGCTGAGCGGCCTTATCATCGCACTGGTAGCCGGTCTCTTGCTGCTGCTGCTCCAGGGTCCGATCGGGGTGCTCGGCATGAGCGTTATGGGCGCAGATGGGATTGTCGCGGAAGCCGCCACGACCTACTTCCACTGGCGCATCTGGTCGGCCCCCTTCGTTCTTTTCAATTTTGTCGCCTTCGGCTGGCTCATTGGCCGCGGTGAGGCCATGTGGAGCATGATCCTCCAGACACTGCTGAATGGCTTGAATGCCGCCCTCAGCATGCACTGGGTCATAGGGCTCGGCTGGGGAGTGGAAGGTGTCGCGATCGCTACACTGGTTTCAGAAGCCGTGACCGCTGTGGCCGGCGCAGTTTTGATCCTCGCCAAGACCGATCGCTCGGCCTGGCGCCTCCCGGACATACCCGCGATCAGACGATCTTTCGCGGTCAATGGCGATATGATGATCCGCTCCTTCGCGTTGCTGATCGGCCTGTCTTTTTTTACACGCCAGAGCGGCTTCCTCGGCATCGACGTCCTTGCCGCCAACACTATTCTGTTGCGGTTCTATTTCTTCGGCGTCGCCTTCCTCGATGGTGTCGCTACAGCGGCAGAACAACTTGCAGGCCGCGCCGTCGGCGCATGTTACAGACCCGCCTTCGATCGCACGATCAAACTGACGACACTTTGGGGTGTCATTTTCGCAGCGCTGGTTTCCTTGGCGTTCCTGGCTGGCGGGGATTGGGTCATCGCGCTGACTGCGCCTACCGATGCCGTCGCGAGACTGGCCGACAGCTATCTGATCTACGTTGTGGTTCTGCCTGTCGTCGGCATCATCGCCTTTCAGATGGACGGCGTCTATATCGGTTCCACATGGTCCCGCCAGATGCGCAACCTCATGGTGGCATCCCTGATCATCTATTTCGCCGCCTGGGCGGTCCTTCAGCCGCTTTATGGCAACGATGGCCTATGGATTTCCCTGCTGTTGTTCCAGGGCGCTCGAAGCATCGCCTTTCGTTTCATGCTTCCGAAGCTAGCGGCGGCGACGTTCCGGTAA
- a CDS encoding peroxidase-related enzyme, which translates to MSQPVHEFTLDALDWHPYVKPVDLATATPEQLSALKVTPSNTKVSAYVLVLANEAEALNERTPLFNDIMYSEGGLSRGGREIGALAASFVNHCIYCAAVHANRYIQLEKRPEVVDEIYENGLDADLPDFEQALFNFGVDLTAHPDNVGVYQFYHLREMGLDDLEILDLIHSIAIFGWANRLMHTLGEPHRKE; encoded by the coding sequence ATGTCACAGCCTGTCCATGAATTCACCCTCGATGCGCTTGACTGGCATCCCTACGTCAAGCCTGTCGATCTCGCGACGGCGACGCCCGAGCAATTGTCGGCCCTGAAAGTCACCCCTTCCAATACGAAGGTATCCGCCTATGTTCTGGTGCTCGCCAATGAGGCGGAGGCGCTAAACGAGCGCACCCCGCTCTTCAACGATATCATGTATAGTGAAGGCGGATTATCACGCGGTGGGCGCGAGATCGGCGCGCTGGCGGCGTCCTTCGTCAATCACTGCATCTACTGCGCCGCGGTTCACGCCAACCGTTATATTCAGCTTGAGAAACGGCCCGAGGTCGTTGACGAGATATACGAGAACGGGCTGGATGCGGACCTTCCTGATTTCGAGCAGGCGCTGTTCAATTTCGGTGTCGATCTGACCGCACATCCAGACAATGTGGGGGTCTATCAATTTTATCACTTGCGGGAAATGGGCCTGGATGATCTTGAAATTCTCGATCTCATCCATTCCATCGCCATCTTCGGCTGGGCGAACCGGCTGATGCATACGTTGGGTGAACCACATCGGAAAGAATAA
- a CDS encoding CMD domain-containing protein — translation MTAAPSEDVIDRVLGLDESSDLLKLRERRSKLKHLTQTSYLAALRPAEPRNFSYALRAALAARMSALWKAKELHAHYIERLAEEEGGSDHASVADPSSVLQQADSRLQAILNHVDLVTLTPKNATRENIERLYAVGLDDRDIVTLAGLIAYVNYQVLVVAGLKMMRDN, via the coding sequence ATGACAGCAGCACCTTCAGAAGACGTGATCGATCGCGTCCTCGGCCTTGATGAAAGCTCCGATCTGCTGAAACTCCGCGAGCGACGTTCGAAGCTCAAACACCTGACGCAGACCAGCTATCTTGCAGCTTTGCGGCCGGCAGAGCCGCGCAACTTTTCCTACGCCTTGCGGGCGGCACTTGCCGCGCGTATGTCCGCTTTATGGAAGGCGAAAGAACTCCATGCGCACTACATTGAGCGGCTTGCCGAGGAGGAGGGAGGCTCCGACCACGCATCAGTCGCCGATCCGTCATCGGTCCTTCAGCAAGCGGATTCCCGTTTGCAAGCGATCCTGAACCACGTTGATCTCGTGACCCTTACGCCGAAGAATGCGACCCGGGAAAACATAGAGAGACTCTACGCCGTCGGTCTCGACGACCGCGATATTGTCACGCTCGCCGGCCTTATTGCCTATGTGAATTATCAGGTGCTGGTCGTCGCCGGCCTCAAGATGATGAGGGACAATTGA
- a CDS encoding 2-hydroxychromene-2-carboxylate isomerase, which translates to MSKRTVYYYHALSSPWAYLGWPQFKALIEKYDLDVVTRPTRIVTENGGVPLRSRPQPRQDYHAVELDRWRKRLGMPLVLKPRYYPTNNEFSARMVIAADRQGLPALELSHALLRALWAEEKDVTDPDVRIEVANSLGLDGRSLQALEDMPEIMAAWHDSHAEAQSRGVFGTPTWVYRDTLYWGQDRLTFLDDALSED; encoded by the coding sequence ATGAGCAAAAGAACCGTTTATTATTACCACGCGCTCAGTTCGCCCTGGGCCTATCTGGGCTGGCCGCAGTTCAAGGCGCTGATCGAAAAGTACGATCTTGATGTCGTCACCCGCCCCACCCGCATCGTCACCGAAAACGGTGGCGTTCCACTTCGTTCCAGACCGCAGCCGCGGCAGGACTACCACGCCGTCGAACTGGACCGCTGGCGCAAGCGTCTGGGTATGCCGCTGGTGCTGAAGCCCAGATATTATCCGACCAACAACGAGTTTTCCGCGCGTATGGTGATTGCGGCTGACAGACAGGGCCTGCCTGCACTGGAACTCAGTCACGCGCTTCTGCGCGCCCTATGGGCGGAAGAAAAGGACGTCACTGATCCGGACGTTCGTATCGAGGTTGCAAACAGTCTTGGTCTTGACGGCCGCTCACTTCAAGCGCTCGAAGACATGCCGGAAATCATGGCTGCCTGGCATGACAGCCACGCCGAAGCACAGTCTCGTGGTGTTTTTGGGACCCCCACCTGGGTTTATCGCGACACGCTCTATTGGGGGCAGGACCGCCTGACCTTTCTGGATGATGCTCTTTCCGAGGATTGA
- a CDS encoding NAD(P)-binding domain-containing protein — protein MTFEQQDQTGQQRLAALNARVRQDLSYLNYPAANWSKPVSTSEGQRASDVVIIGGGMCGLVAWHALTRAGIANIRIVDRAAKGEEGPWVTYARMETLRSPKNLLGPALGMASLTFRAWYTARFGEEAWEELFRIPRPMWMEYLSWYRQVMEIPVENNIHVTRVVPRPDGLLELEIEGGKADPIVTRKLVMATGRDGLGEPTIPDFVKGMQRHVSWAHSADMIDFQRLKGKRVVVIGVGASAVDNAAEALEQGAGEVRLLARRKTMPTINKLMGIGSYGVTAGFAKIDPEWRWRLMDYSVKQQTPAPHNSTLRVSRHPNAYFHFDCGIQSMKEEGGEVVITTINGRVFRTDFVILGTGFSIDPVSRPELDIFNRQIACWQDRYTPPAGEENPGLGRFPWLQDDFSFTEKEPGAAPWLRHIHCFNYGSSVSLGKVSGDIPAISEGALWLARGIAASLFIADIDHHWEALKAYEKPELDGSEWTDADADPTMQKTA, from the coding sequence ATGACTTTCGAACAGCAAGACCAGACCGGGCAGCAGAGACTAGCTGCGCTCAACGCGCGGGTGAGACAGGATCTGTCCTACCTCAACTATCCCGCAGCAAACTGGTCGAAACCTGTCTCTACCTCAGAGGGCCAGCGCGCCAGTGACGTCGTGATCATCGGCGGCGGCATGTGCGGCCTCGTTGCCTGGCATGCCCTGACACGGGCGGGGATTGCCAATATCCGGATCGTGGACCGGGCCGCAAAAGGCGAGGAGGGGCCCTGGGTGACATATGCACGCATGGAAACCCTGCGCTCGCCCAAGAACTTGCTCGGGCCAGCGCTCGGTATGGCGTCGCTCACCTTCCGGGCGTGGTACACGGCCCGCTTTGGCGAAGAGGCCTGGGAAGAACTCTTCCGCATTCCGCGACCGATGTGGATGGAATATCTGAGCTGGTACCGGCAGGTGATGGAAATCCCGGTTGAAAACAATATCCACGTCACCCGCGTCGTCCCACGGCCCGATGGGCTTCTGGAACTGGAGATCGAGGGTGGAAAGGCTGACCCGATCGTCACCCGGAAACTGGTGATGGCAACGGGGCGCGATGGCCTTGGAGAACCGACGATCCCGGATTTTGTGAAGGGCATGCAGCGCCACGTCAGCTGGGCGCATTCCGCCGACATGATTGATTTTCAGCGTCTGAAAGGGAAACGCGTCGTTGTCATCGGCGTAGGGGCGTCCGCGGTGGACAATGCCGCCGAAGCGCTCGAGCAGGGGGCCGGTGAGGTGCGTCTCCTTGCCAGACGCAAGACAATGCCGACCATCAACAAGTTGATGGGCATCGGATCGTACGGGGTCACCGCCGGCTTCGCGAAAATTGACCCTGAGTGGCGCTGGCGTCTCATGGATTATTCCGTCAAGCAGCAGACCCCCGCGCCCCACAATTCAACGCTGAGGGTGAGCCGGCATCCCAACGCCTATTTCCATTTCGACTGCGGTATCCAATCGATGAAGGAAGAGGGCGGCGAGGTCGTTATCACGACAATCAACGGCCGCGTCTTCCGGACCGATTTCGTGATTTTGGGAACGGGATTCTCAATCGACCCCGTCAGTCGTCCCGAACTCGACATTTTCAACCGGCAGATCGCGTGCTGGCAGGACCGCTACACACCGCCAGCAGGTGAGGAAAACCCGGGTCTTGGCAGGTTTCCCTGGCTGCAAGACGACTTCTCCTTCACCGAGAAAGAGCCGGGTGCCGCCCCTTGGTTGCGGCACATCCATTGTTTCAATTACGGTTCATCGGTCAGTCTGGGCAAAGTCAGCGGCGATATTCCGGCCATCAGCGAAGGTGCGCTCTGGCTCGCGCGGGGTATCGCCGCTTCGCTGTTCATTGCCGACATCGATCATCACTGGGAAGCGCTGAAGGCTTACGAAAAGCCCGAACTTGATGGGTCGGAATGGACCGATGCGGATGCTGACCCCACCATGCAGAAAACAGCCTGA
- a CDS encoding ABC transporter ATP-binding protein has product MQPVVHFKNVNKSYGASLAVDDLDLAVAPGQFVTLLGPSGCGKSTTLRMLGGFETPSSGEIYLDGQPISHLPPNRRNVNIVFQDYALFPHLSVQRNIAFGLELKGLDSASIHRRVMELLGLVKLQDFAGRMPEQLSGGQRQRVALMRALAPDPNVLLLDEPLSALDAKLRHEMQIELKSIQQTTGKTFIFVTHDQEEALTMSDVVVVMNKGRIEQMGAPDDLYARPRSRFVADFIGQSNFLEGRLVSAESGVATVDWQGSLIRADLNGHHHAIGSHVTIALRPEALFCLPEQPSDRFALKGQIERRVFKGAHTTLTVRLDNGALLSAQLDPVALSHLEDETVWVGWRDRDAVVLAD; this is encoded by the coding sequence ATGCAGCCGGTTGTTCATTTTAAAAACGTCAACAAGTCTTACGGCGCTTCCCTTGCTGTCGACGATCTGGACCTGGCGGTCGCGCCGGGCCAGTTCGTTACCCTGCTTGGCCCCTCCGGTTGCGGCAAATCCACGACACTGAGAATGCTGGGCGGGTTCGAAACGCCGTCCTCCGGCGAGATCTACCTCGACGGACAGCCGATCTCGCATCTGCCGCCCAATAGGCGCAACGTCAATATCGTCTTTCAGGACTATGCGCTGTTTCCGCACCTGTCAGTCCAGCGCAATATTGCTTTCGGACTTGAATTGAAGGGGCTGGATTCGGCGTCCATCCACCGGCGTGTCATGGAACTCCTCGGTCTCGTCAAGCTGCAGGATTTTGCCGGGCGTATGCCTGAGCAACTGTCGGGCGGTCAGCGCCAGCGCGTGGCCCTTATGCGAGCGCTGGCACCGGACCCGAATGTCTTGTTGCTCGACGAGCCGCTGTCGGCACTCGACGCCAAGCTACGTCATGAGATGCAGATCGAGTTGAAGTCGATCCAGCAGACAACCGGCAAAACCTTCATCTTCGTCACCCATGACCAGGAGGAGGCGCTGACGATGTCCGACGTCGTGGTGGTGATGAACAAGGGGCGGATCGAGCAGATGGGAGCGCCTGATGATCTCTATGCGCGCCCCCGCAGCCGCTTCGTCGCCGACTTCATCGGCCAGAGCAACTTTCTCGAAGGCCGATTGGTGTCTGCCGAGAGCGGGGTCGCTACGGTCGACTGGCAGGGCAGCTTGATCCGGGCCGATCTCAACGGCCACCACCACGCCATTGGCAGCCACGTCACGATTGCGCTGCGTCCGGAAGCTCTGTTCTGTCTGCCCGAGCAGCCCAGTGATCGTTTTGCCCTCAAGGGCCAGATCGAGCGGCGTGTGTTCAAGGGCGCGCACACGACGTTGACTGTCCGTCTGGATAACGGCGCCCTCCTGTCGGCCCAGCTCGATCCGGTGGCGCTCTCGCATCTCGAAGACGAGACGGTCTGGGTGGGTTGGCGCGATCGCGATGCCGTGGTGCTGGCCGATTAA
- a CDS encoding ABC transporter permease: MRSPLNDLPKTALGACYAIFVIYLLLPLALMMAMSFKDANFIAFPISNWTLDWYGKVLQDKQFIEASLYSVGIAFATTIGATVIGVWIALLISTEGIRGKAILFALACLPAVVPGLINAISMRIFIRMVDIPTGTFAIILSHTVHAVPFVVIMVLTRLRSMPANLVDAARDLGADAFIAFMRVTVPYILPALIGGMIFCVLTSIDDFVRTFFLGGYKPTLPMLIFAKVQGGMSPEINAMATIVLIVTAAIGLYAEHFTRRSRS; this comes from the coding sequence ATGCGGTCCCCCTTAAACGACCTTCCGAAGACGGCACTTGGCGCCTGTTATGCCATTTTCGTTATCTACCTGCTTTTGCCGCTGGCCCTGATGATGGCCATGAGCTTCAAGGACGCAAACTTCATCGCCTTCCCGATCAGCAACTGGACCCTGGACTGGTATGGCAAGGTACTTCAGGACAAGCAGTTCATCGAAGCCTCGCTTTATTCGGTCGGAATAGCGTTTGCCACCACGATCGGAGCGACCGTCATCGGTGTGTGGATTGCCCTGCTGATTTCAACCGAAGGCATCCGCGGCAAGGCCATTCTCTTTGCGCTCGCCTGCCTGCCTGCCGTCGTTCCCGGCCTGATCAACGCCATCTCGATGCGGATATTCATCCGGATGGTTGATATCCCCACGGGCACCTTCGCGATTATCCTCTCCCATACCGTCCACGCGGTACCGTTTGTGGTAATCATGGTGCTGACGCGCCTGCGTTCCATGCCTGCCAATCTCGTTGATGCTGCACGAGATCTCGGTGCGGACGCGTTTATCGCCTTCATGCGCGTCACGGTCCCCTACATCCTGCCGGCCCTGATTGGCGGCATGATCTTCTGCGTTCTGACCAGTATCGACGATTTCGTGCGCACCTTCTTCCTGGGCGGATACAAGCCGACGCTACCGATGCTCATTTTCGCCAAGGTCCAGGGCGGCATGTCGCCAGAGATCAATGCGATGGCGACCATCGTCCTCATCGTCACCGCCGCCATCGGCCTTTATGCCGAGCACTTCACCCGCCGTTCGAGGAGCTGA